The Triticum aestivum cultivar Chinese Spring chromosome 5A, IWGSC CS RefSeq v2.1, whole genome shotgun sequence genomic sequence gtaaaaataaaaaaCGCTCATTTTTATTTAGGCAACACGGCAATGTACGGTTTCCAGTTTCCATCACCATCTCAGGCTTTCAgctcagcagcagcagtagcaacaaCAACAAGAAAGAAAATAAACCTACGAAAACACTATGAAGAAACTTGTCTGTCCAGTTGTCCTCTAAGCAACTCATTTCGGGAGCATGAACAATCTCCACCATGTTGACAGATCCGCTCAAAGGTCCCGCCGTTCGTCTTTCTTTTCGGTGCCTTCATCCTGCGGCAACGAGACAAACTGCACGATTCCATGGACCACAGAGGCTTCGACTCTGAACCTCGAAGCGATCTGGTCCACACTCATCGGGCCGCGGTGGCTACTGGACTTTCCTTGGTACAGCTGGATGATCTCCTGGATGTGCCCGACGTTCAGGGTTCCTGGAGGTAGCTGCCTGCTCTGCCCGGGTTCGGGTTCAGATGTTCTCACCTTAGGAAGCGGCCTGTTGTATCGCTCTACGACGGAAGCCTGCAAGCACAAGCCTCTGATTAGATCACTTCTCCCGAAAAACTAAGGAAAGTTCAGACTCAATAGAATGGTTGTTTAAGCTCAGCTCTTTATAGGTTTATGCAGTGCAATGCAATGAAATCATCAAGGGGACTATGGTATTTTAGCCCAGGGAGAACAATGTAACATCACATGACTCACTTCACCCATTTCTGGCTTTCCTCCAGGCTTAGTAGTGATTCTCCCAACCATGTGCTTAAGCATGTCATCATAACTTGGATCACGTTCTACAAGTACACCGTGGGCATCTTTTGTTGATGGTGTAACAGCTGCAGTGCATTTTCAATAGATAAATAAATCATACACTGATAAATGAAACATTGACAACAGCAATTTGAAACCTATTGCAAGGTCACAGTGCTTTGGTAAATGCCAATAAAGCTTGCACTGAGACTATGTCAAAATCAAGATGGTGATGTAGCCCATAAGCttatttagaaagaaaaaaaactatggtTCCATTGGACCTAAGAAAAGAAGACGCAACTTTTCATAAGGGGTATCAGTTCTTTGCCAGCTATTATCATGCAGAGTAAAGAAGAGGTATAACAGCACATCAAACTTTACATGTTCCATCAGTTTTCACGGCCAAGAAAATTATGATTGAATGAAGCCTACTACAATAGCCAAATCAGCTCAAATACTGAGTTATTATTCTGAACTCCCTGGTGCTCCATAATCCAAATCAACTCAAATATTAAGGAGTTATTACTCTATTCTTGGCTCCCATTGAAATCATTACCCCACTACAAAGAAACGTGTCACATTTACAAGTCATGTCACCCTTATAGTTAGAATTTTTATATATGATGAAATTTTCAGCCTACCAAATAAAATAATTAATTGTAGAAAGGTTTTACGCATTTGTGTGTTCCTAGTCGAATCTAGGTAGTAAAGAAACATTCAGGCGCCATCTCCCGAGAGTTAGACATCCACAACTAGACCCCTCacccccccacccccacacacacacacaaatacgcCCGGACGACCCGGTCACGAAATTGGCACCCAACCAGAACCCCTATACCCAGCCCAAACGtccgggaccccccccccccccccccccccaaacccagCCCATATTTGGAGAGGATATGGGGAGGCCCGGACACGGCTGCCACGTCagactgactggtgggacccacacgGAAACCCATCAGTCCGCCAGGAGGTCACCGGTCCGCATTCATCTCACCGCTCTGGCGCACCACCCGAAGGGccaaatccggctatttaagccgggcgGCGAGGCTCAACCCTAGCCATCCCCATTTCCTCCCTCTCCATCCAGTCCGTGCCGCTACCGCGAtcccacctccctctccctctccgctccGACCTCACCGTCTGCCGGCCACCATGGTCCAATGCAAGCTGACCTACTACAAAATGTTGACCCCGGAGCGTTGAGCGGAGACCCAGGTGGAGATGCGCATCGTCTAGACACGTCAGAGAAGGCCAGATTCAGCATGGAGGGCACACAAGCGCAGCTCGAGTTCGCCCAAGCGAAGGAGGTGGCAGAGCAGCGGCCATCCTCAGAGTCCATCCAGTCCGAGCTGGAGGTGGCGGCCAACTGCCGCTTCATTCAGGCAGCCGGCGTGAAGCATGAGGAGCTCTTCGCGGATGAGGACGACGAAGAGGAGGCACCGGAGTTTCTTCACGTCGCCAATGACCACAAGGCCAGCGGCTCCGACAAGGAGGTCATCGACATATCTGATGACGAGTAGCTAGTTTGTAGCTTGTTTTTATGTACGTAGATCAAATGGATGTTGCATGGAGGTTGTATAGAAATGAGGATTTGGAAATGAGGAGTGTGGTTGCAATGAGTGAGCAATGAGGTGTGACCGGGCACTGTTTGCGAACATGTCCGGACGCGTCCGTGCACGTTTAGGGGCTCACTTTTGTCAGTTCCAGTTGTAGATGCTCTGAGTTCTTCACAGTTAAATCCATCAAATGCAACAGCTTACCAAATTCTATGGTCAATAATGTCATGGACTCCCACCTAGGGTACAGGTCTTCCTCTGGTTGCTTTCTCACAATAAACTCATGACTAAAGATAATTTAGCTAAAAGAGGCATTGAGAAACGCCCTGATTGTGTCTACTGTACAGACAATGAAACCATTGACCACCTTTTCTTTGGATGTGTAGTAGCCAAACAAATTTGGCGACAGGTCTCAGAAGTGTTCTCCATTGAGCTGGGTTCAGATTATCTTTCTATTGCCAGGTTTTGGCCTGCCAATAAGAAACACACAGTGTTAAACTCAATATGTGCATGCATTCTTTGGACTTTGTGGAAGAATAGAAATGCTCATGTTTTTAACAATGCTGTGTGGATTGATTTGAAACAGATTTGGAGGAAAGTGCTGGGAACAATGAGGAGGTGGGCGATCTTGCTCAAGGAGGAGGTGATCCCGCTGTGGGAGAAGATAACACGCCAGATTTCCTTGATTTTGGAAACCCCATTCCAAATCATGGTGGTGTGACTTCGCTGGGGATGATCTCTACAGGAGAGGTCGATCAAGCCCTCCTCTCCAAGCTGAACCTGGATGACTACGTCGCGCCTGGTGAACCACACCCCTTCACTTCGCCTCCGAGGAGCCCTTCTGGTGGTGTCAAACACTGCCTGCTCAGCCCAATCACTCCTCTGGACCTGCTGGGATCGCCGATCCAGCCATGGAAGAAACTCAGAGGCGCGGTGGAGAAGCTGGGGGGCAGCAAGACAGTTGAAGGCCAAGATGATGGAATGATGATCTGCGAGATCGAAGCTTAGTCTAGTAGCGCTGTTACAGTGGTGGAATGTAGCCATACACTCCCCTCCTGTAATAATCCTTTTGCTGTTGTCTTAGACTTTTTTCTTTGTAATTTGGCCTCTGGGCATACTGTAACTTGAACATCTGCACTTTTGACGCTTTTCCTGGTTTCATTTATAAAATGGGACCGGGGGGTTCCCACCCCCTTTCATCTAAAAATAATGTCATGAACAAACTGTGGTAACAATTTTGGATAGACTGTTCATGCATTGCTGCACTCGGGCGGAAATAATAACTTGCTGGCAACTGTGCTATTCAGTGTCAGAAAACACCCCACACAAAGTTAACGGACATTCCTAGTTTTCTTACATAGTGTGATCATGCCGATAAATTCTGAAACTATACGAATTGACTGACTTAACCCAGTATATAACCCATGCTAAATTGGTCATGGTTGGTTTCAGTTCGTCAAATCCAAAGGGATCACAAACCTGATTTGCAGAAATCCACATTTCACACTTGATTAGATGAAACAGTGCCCACTACCTACTTAAGCATGTCGCATTTCAATTCAACAGTCTGCACATGATCTTTGTGAGCAGGATGCCCAAAAGAGCACCAAGGATCATGAACTAGCCCAATATGACCAGAAAATCGGAGCATTTGTGCCAGGTCAAGAACCTAAGGATATCCAGGCATCGTTTACCAGGAACAAAGCTACACGGCAGCGATAGTTGTGGTGGCATCAAGAACCAACAGCTAGGTCAAATGGCACAGCACGCGAATGCTAAGCGAGATCCAAGAAAGAAAGCAGGAGCCGCCGTACCATCCTGTGACACGTCGAGCCGGTCCTGGGGAGGActtccgccgccgccggcagcggcCGCCGGTGCGGCCCGTGGTGGAGGCGGGGGAGGGTGAGCGGGCGGGGGCCTCGCCGGGGGCGGAGGCCTCAGGCGCCCCGAGGCGCGGCGCAGGGCCTGGCCCATGTGTCGGCGCCGGCGAGAGGGAGCGGTGGCTCCGCGGGGTGGCCACGCTGACGAGCTTCGTCGGCTGTTTTCCTTTCGAGGCGTGGAGGCTTTTCAGCCCATATACGGTTAGCGGGCTTTTACACTGCGAGCGACAGTGAGTGCAAAATGCTTGGGATGTGTTATGTGTAACAATTGATTGAAACTTGTGTTTATTGATAGTGGGCAAAGCCCTTATTATACAAAATTTGAAACGCCTCTGCTGAtgacttttttttgcggggaatgaGCTTTATTAAGTAAAAGCATTCGTTGAACAGTTAGCCAGGAGACTGCTGACGAGGAAGCTAGGGGTGGAGTCCAACCAGTTTTCAGTCACATTAAACGTACATGCACGCCTAGCACACAGATGCACGGGGCCGTTAGCGGCTCTTATTACATGAGAAATATGAAATGACAAAAAGCTAGCAGAGAGCTTTCTAATTTCTGAGATGATTAGAGAGGTTAACTCCCTCAAAACAGTCGGATTCCAGCCGCACGTGCGTGTAGCCCCGAAGCTTGCGAAGCTGACGCCCTCACGCAAGGAGAGCACTTCAGCAATGAAAGGATCCGTGACCCCCAGATGGTGGCGCCCCTGGTGCTCCTCTTCGGTCGGCGTTACTTCCCACTCCATCATGGTGGGCACAGAGCCATAGCTTGGAGGGGCAAAGAGCTCATCGTCTTTGTTAGCGGGCGTCGGTGTTGGGAGGCCCGGGTAGGCGATTGGCTCGTCAATGACCTCCGGTTCCATTGGTGGAGTGGCTGGGGGTGTAGGGCACGACCCGTACCCATGCACGAGGTAGAATTCACGAGCAGAGCAAGGTCTGTATTCGTGCACCTGACATAAGGCCACGCCTGCGTCCATGTCGTTGTTGAAGAAGATCCCCGACAGTGGTGGGACCAGAGCGGCGTCGAAGTCATTGTCCTCGCCAGGAATGGTGCTACTGGGCCGACAAGGGGCGAGTCCATCGGCAGAGCGACGAAGGCCGACATCGGAGGTGCCTGGCATGGTGAATGTCCGCATGTAGTTTGCTTTGTCCTTCCTGATCTACCACGACAGGGCCAGGGTGATCCTAACTAAGGATGGTAATgagtcgggtttggatcgggttgaacaatattaAATCTATATCCTTAtcatgaagacagtctttgcccaCCTATGAAAAAAATCCATGGATGAAAATTGTATCCATGTCCAAACCAGATGGATATCCGTAACCACTGGGTATCCATTGGGTACTCTaaagacatataaataagacataagGCAATGTTAACATAAGATCTTCCATTCTTTACCCCGTGGCAAGCTAAGCTTCACTTATTGTAAACATCAATTTATGGTAAATCAACGTCCACTAACAAACTAATATCATTTAATATTTTTCTAAAAAGATGAGAATGACGAGTCTAACAAagagataaaaataagggaaggagCGCTAGAGTGTGTTAGTGGGCACTGAATGTCAACTAATAAAAGTTTAGTGGGGATTGTGCAATTTCTTTTGCATGTTTTACATAACAAAGTGTAAAATTGTAGTGGGACATGTGACTATGGGGTAGGGATAACAGATTTCCCCTCATTAATGCATACTATGAgtcaggtttgggtatatccatgggtacaagattatatccatgccctatccACACTACTGGAATCGggaaatttgccatcagccagttctttgccgtctgctagctgacggtaaagaaggtctttgtcgtctgcttgcAAAAAatggacgacaaagaactggctgatggcaaagaactagCTTGCCATCAGCCTTTTGTTTGCCACCtgcgacaaagaatctttgccgtccgctagtagaCGACAAAGAGATGGGTGGGGTCCATTTTAGGTCAGCGCTGTAATGACCCACccccacctctttgtcgtctgccagcggacgacaaagagccacAAGAAATCGGGTTGGGTTTGGGCATCGCCCATGGGCACGAAAGCATAtacaaaccctatccattcgggtcagATATCCATCGGTATCTATATCATCCATgagtaaaattgccatccttaatcCTAATGACCACGGTGACTACGACGGCTGTTGTGGGCCCCAACGACGATGAACTCCA encodes the following:
- the LOC123102629 gene encoding uncharacterized protein; translation: MGQALRRASGRLRPPPPARPPPAHPPPPPPRAAPAAAAGGGGSPPQDRLDVSQDAVTPSTKDAHGVLVERDPSYDDMLKHMVGRITTKPGGKPEMGEASVVERYNRPLPKVRTSEPEPGQSRQLPPGTLNVGHIQEIIQLYQGKSSSHRGPMSVDQIASRFRVEASVVHGIVQFVSLPQDEGTEKKDERRDL